A stretch of DNA from Methylobacterium sp. CB376:
CCGCGCTCGAAGGCCAGGATGCGGTAGCTCAGGATCCCGGCCTGCATCAGCGCGTCGGAGAAGCCCTCCGGCGCGGTGCCGAGATCCTCCGCGATGACGAGGCACTTCGCCCGGTGGCTCTCCAGCCGCAGCACCGCCAGCATCGGCCCGAACGGCATGGCCACGTAGGCGCCGTTCCTCGCCCCGCGGCCGAGCGGGATCAGGTAGAGCCGGGCGAGCTGGAAGGCGTGGTCGATCCGGATCGCCCCGGCATGGCGCATGTTGGCCTGGACGAGGGCCCGGAAGGCCGCGAGGCCGTCGCGCTCCAGCGCCAGGGGGTCGAAGGGCGGCAGGCCCCAATCCTGGCCGCTCGGGGCGAGGAGGTCGGGCGGGGCGCCGATCGACAGGCCGGCGGCGAAGCGCTCGGGATGCGACCACACTTCCGAGCCGCCCCGGTCGGCGCCGACCGCGAGGTCGCGGTAGAGGCCGAGCCGCATGCCGGACGCCTGCGCGGCCGCGGCGGCCTCGGCGAGCTGCCGGTCGGCGAGGAATTGCAGCCAGGCGTAGAAGGCGATGCGCTCCGGGTTCTCCCGCACGAAGGCGCGCACCTCCGGGGTGCCGTTGCGCCGGTAGGGCTCCGGCCACTCGCCGAGCCAGTGGGCGCCCTGGCGGCGGAAATGCTCGGAGAGCGCGTCGAAGCTGGCGTGGGCCTCCAGGCTCTCGCCGCCCGCGGCGCGGAAGGCGAGGAAGTCGGTGTCCCGCCCGGCCCGGGCGCGGGACTCCTGCCAGAGCGCGTCGAGGACCGGCCCCAGCACCTCCCAGACGCCCGCGTGGTCGACGAGGGCCGCGTCGCGCAGGCGCGCGATCTCCGGGCGCCTCTCCTCCAGGAGCGCGGCGGCCCGGCTGCCGGCAAAGCCCGGCACGGCGGCCGGGTCGATATAGAGCGTCTCCAGGAAGAGCCGCGAGGAGGGCGAGTAGGGCGAGACCTTGTGGCGGTCGCTCGGGAACAGGGCGTGGACGGGGCTCAGGCCCAGGAAGGCGGCGCCGCGCGCGCCCGCGTCGCTCGCCGCCCGGGCGGCGTCCGCGTAGGTGCCGATGCCGAGATTGCCCGCCGAGCGCATGCCGTAGAGCTGCACGGCGAGGCCCCAGTCCCGGGCGCCCTCCTCGCCGAGCGCCCGCGGCCGCCAGCAGCGATGCGGCGCGGCGATCACGGTCGCCTCGGCACGCTGCTCGCCGAGGCCGACGGAGAGCCGGTGGTAGCCCGGCGTCAGGGGCGGCAGGTCGAAGCCCGAATCCGCGTCGCCCGCCGCCACGAGGGCGCGGCCGTCGCGGGCGCTCCCGCGCTCGTCGACGAGGCGCCAGGTGAGGCTGCCGCCGCCGCGCGCCCGCACCGGCACCCGGGAGGCCCGGCGCGCCTCGACGGGCAGGAGCGGCGGCACGAGGCCGCGGCGCAGGGCCTCGACCCGTGCGAGGCTCGCGCGCGCCTCCTCCTCGGTCCCGCAGGGCAGGCCCATGGCGGCGAGCACGCCGCAGCGCACCTCCAGCGGCGTCTCGACCCGCTGGCCGAAGGCGTCCGTGTAGCTGGCGGCGACGCCCGCGAGATCGGCGAGCCGCGCGACCACATCCTCGGACACCGCCATCACGCCACCCCTCTCGCGAAGAACCCGGTCCAGGCCGGCAGGACGATCTCGCCGCCCTCGCGGCAGGTTGCAGCGGGCGAGACCCAGATCAAGCGCCCCTCCGGCGTCGGCAGGGCGAACTCCGCACCGAAATTGGCGACGAAGCGCAGCGTGCCGCCCGCGAAGCGCCAGGTGACGTCGACGACGTCCGGCCGCGGCAGCCGCGCCGTGCCGCCTTGCCAGCCCGACCGCGTCAGCGGCACGACCTCCCGCGCGCGCGTCGCCAGCAGCGCCCTGGTGTCGGCCAGCACCTCGCGGTGGGGCGAGCGCTCCCGCTCCGCCCAGTCGATCGTCGAGCGCCGGAAGGTCGCCTCCGCGGTCGGGTCGGGGATCGCCTTGGCCTTCTCCTCGTCGGCGAACGCGGCGAAGTGGCGGAATTCCCGCCGCCGCCCCTCGCGCACCGCCTTGTTCAGCGCCTCGTCGGGCGCGAAATCGACGAAGAACTGGAAGGGCGCGGAGGCCGACCATTCCTCGCCCATCCAGAGCATCGGGATCTGCGGGGCGAGCAGCAGGCCGGCGCGGGCCAGCGCCAGCCGGTCGGGATCGGCGAGGTGGCTCAGGCGCTCGCCCATCGCGCGGTTGCCGACCTGGTCGTGGTTCTGCAGGAAGGTGACGAAGGCCGAGGGCGGCAGGTGACCCGAGGGCTCGCCGCGCGGGTGGTTGTCGAGGGTGCGGAAGGGCTCGCCCTGATAGGCGAAGCCCTCGGCGAGGCTGCGGGCGAGGTGCGCGACCGGCCGGTCGGCGAAGCTGCCGTAATAGCCGGCCGCCTCGCCGGTGAGCAGCACGTGCCAGCCGTGATGGAGGTCGTCCGCCCATTGCGCGGTGTGCAGGGTTGGCCTGCCCCCCTCCCCGCGCTCCAGCCAGCGGGCCTGGTTGGCCTCGTTCTCCAGGATCAGGTGAACCTCGCGGTCGCCCGCGGCCGCGCGGATGCGGGAGGCGAGTTCCGCCAGGAAATGGGTGTGGGAATCGTCGAGGATCGCGTGGACGGCGTCGAAGCGCAGGCCGTCCGCGTGGAATTCCTCGATCCAGTACAGGGCGTTGTGCAGGAAGAAGTCCCGCACCACGCGCCCGCTCTCGCCCCCGTCGAAGTTGATGCCGGCGCCCCAGGGCGTCTGGTGGCGCTCGGTGAAGAAGGTCTTGGCATAGGCGTGGAGATAGTTTCCGGCCGGGCCGAAATGATTGTAGACGACATCGAGGAAGATCATCAGCCCGAGCCCGTGGGCCCGGTCGATCAGGCGCTTGAGGTCGTCGGGGGTGCCGTAGGCGGAATCGGGCGCGAAGGGCAGCACGCCGTCGTAGCCCCAGTTGCGCGAGCCCTTGAAATCGGCGAGCGGCAGGAGCTCGACCGCGGTGACGCCGAGGTCGCGCAGATCCTCGAGCTTGGCCGCCAGCGCCGCGTAGGTGCCCTCCGGGGTCGCGGTGCCGACATGGGCCTCGTAGACCACCGCCTCCTCCCAGGGCCGCCCGCGCCAGCCCTCGTCCGTCCAGGCGAAGGCGCCCGGATCGACGACCTGGCTCAGGCCCGCGACGTCCTCGGGCTGGAAGCGCGAGGCGGGGTCCGGGACGACGAGGTCGCCGTCGATGCGAAAGCCGTAGCGGGCGCCGGCCCTGGCCTCGGGCCGGGTCAGGCGCCGCCAGCCCGCGCCGACCTCCGGCATCGGGTGCTCGGCGCCGTCGAGGACGAGGGCGACCTCGCGCGCGGTCGGCGCCCAGAGCGCGAAGCGCACGCCCTCCGGCTCGACCTGTGC
This window harbors:
- the treZ gene encoding malto-oligosyltrehalose trehalohydrolase, which gives rise to MRRAHSMPFGAQVEPEGVRFALWAPTAREVALVLDGAEHPMPEVGAGWRRLTRPEARAGARYGFRIDGDLVVPDPASRFQPEDVAGLSQVVDPGAFAWTDEGWRGRPWEEAVVYEAHVGTATPEGTYAALAAKLEDLRDLGVTAVELLPLADFKGSRNWGYDGVLPFAPDSAYGTPDDLKRLIDRAHGLGLMIFLDVVYNHFGPAGNYLHAYAKTFFTERHQTPWGAGINFDGGESGRVVRDFFLHNALYWIEEFHADGLRFDAVHAILDDSHTHFLAELASRIRAAAGDREVHLILENEANQARWLERGEGGRPTLHTAQWADDLHHGWHVLLTGEAAGYYGSFADRPVAHLARSLAEGFAYQGEPFRTLDNHPRGEPSGHLPPSAFVTFLQNHDQVGNRAMGERLSHLADPDRLALARAGLLLAPQIPMLWMGEEWSASAPFQFFVDFAPDEALNKAVREGRRREFRHFAAFADEEKAKAIPDPTAEATFRRSTIDWAERERSPHREVLADTRALLATRAREVVPLTRSGWQGGTARLPRPDVVDVTWRFAGGTLRFVANFGAEFALPTPEGRLIWVSPAATCREGGEIVLPAWTGFFARGVA